A segment of the Prochlorococcus marinus CUG1438 genome:
GATGATAGTTTGTCAGAAGATTTTTCATGCCCCTTCATCATTTCTATTTAAAGATATATTCAACATAGTATTTTGAACAACTTTAGTAAACATTTTAAATCAAAAAGTTGTTTTACTCTCATCTAGAGTTATTATTGAGAATAGCCGTGGGTTAATTGTTGTCATTATCCTCTCAATACAATTTCATCACATCTCCTCTTGGAGATGGTTTACATAAAGATGGAAAGAGGTTAACTCCTCAAAGGCTTAAGGTTCTTAATTTATTTGAAAATATTGGTTCTGGAAAGCATCTTAGTGCTGAAGAGGTGCATGAAAAGTTAGTTAAATCAAGCTCTAAAGTTTCACTTGCAACAATTTATAGAACTTTAAGACTTTTAGTGCAAATGGGTTTGCTTCATGAATTAGAACTAAGTGAGGGCGGACACAGATATGAGTTGCTTAGTAATGACACTCCTGATCATCATCATTTAATTTGTATTAGGTGTGGCAGAACAGAAGAATTCGAAAATGAAGAAGTTTTAGAAGCAGGCAAAGTTGCAGCAAAAATAAATGGGTTTAAATTAATTGAATCATCTTTAAACGTAAGAGCTATATGTCCTAATTGCATTTAGCAGATTTTAACTTAAAGTCCCCCCGCAACTTGATCCTGCACCTGCAGTACAAGCAAAACAATGTTCTTTTACAGCTACCCTGTAGTCAAAAGTAAATGACTCATCCAATAGATCAAATATTGTCTTTGGTCCATTATTATTATCTCGGAAATTTATTTGTTGATTGAAGTCACAATCATAAATTTCTCCAAGCCAATTTACACTGATAGTGTTTTTGCACATAAGATTTTCTAAATTATTTTCATTAAAATTTTCTTTGAGTAATTTGTAATAAATATTTAGTTTATCTTCTCTTCTTAGAGATTCTTCATATCTATTTATTGGCATATTAGTTATTGTATATAAGTTATTAAAGACAATATTATATTTTTCGAAGAGTATTTTCTTATAATCTTGTTCCAATATTTTCTGAGAAGGTGGAAGAATTGGGCTTACAGGATTGTAAACAAGATTTAATTGCAATCCATTTTCTTTCTTTCCATAGCCTAGATCATTAAGAATTTTTATAGCATTAATACTTTTTTCAAAAACCCCAAGACCCCTTTGAAACTCAACATTATCTTTTTCGTAACATGGTAGCGAGGCAGTAACTATTACTTTATTCTTTGCGAGAAATTGAGGAAGATCTTCATAACCTTCTTCAAAGAAAATTGTTAAATTGCATCTATCAATAATATCAACTTGTTTTGTTCTCAAACTAGTAACTAGGTTTTTAAATTCTGGGTGAAGTTCTGGCGCGCCACCGGTTATATCTAAGGTCTTGATTTTGTACTTATCAATTACTTTTGGAATAATAGATATTATTTCATTGGACATCTTTTCAGTCCTTAGAGGACTTGAATTAACATGACAATGTTTACAAGCCTGATTGCATTTATAACCTATATTGATTTGCAATGTTTCTATAGGTTCTTTATATATTGAGGGGAATTTTTCTTTCATAAATCTATTATTTATAAATTGTCATTCAAAAATTCAAAAGTCAACTATTTTTTTAAAGTTTGATCTCTTACTAGCAAGTTGAATAAACCAACTTATATATTCTTTGGGCCCATTTTTAAAAACTATGTCAAACTTTAAGTTGTCATAATTATCACTTATCCCTATTAAACCAGTTTTTTTTGTAGAGGGCCTTTCAACTTCACCAGAACTACTATCTACAAAAATTATTTTATTATTAATCCCAAATTCATTACCTAATATTTGTATTAATTCTAGGAATGACCTGTCACTTCCTCCTCTTAAATAATTTTTCTTACCATTATTTTTTTTTGAGGTTACTGTGTCACCAACTCCTACAATCAAAGGCATATCTTTTATTTGAATGGTTCTTTTGCATAAATCAATTTTTTCCTTAATAGAATTTGGAGCGTTTCTAAAATTAAAATTACTTCCAAAAGGAGCTTTACCAGTTTTATCCGCAATATATTTATTTAAAAGAAATAACACTCCAGAATCTTTAACTGCTCCTTTAAAAAGTAATTGTATGTCTGTTGATCCAATATCATCTTTAGAAGAAAGTTTTATTGTTTCTCTACCATTTTTATTTCCTAAATTTGGTGAAATATGAAGGAAAAATGAATCTTTGAGGCCTTCGGATTCGGCTTTTAAGATGATTTCATTCATCATTTTTTCAAAACTAATTTGAATAAGCTCTCTTTTATCAGAATTATTGTGAACTAAATCAAATAGACTATTGAAATTAACCGTTGGCGAGAAGCGTGTATCACATATTGATTTTACTGCGTGAAAATTAATATCTTCTTGGCTAAGTTCAGGAAAAATATTCTTAACTATAAAATTAAATTTTGGTCTTATTAAACTAGGTACTTTAGATAAAAAATTTAGTTCTTTTTCTGAAACTCCTTTAAAACTTATTTCACCTTTGTTGTCTTGATACTCTACTCCACAGGCAGCTAAACCTCTTAGATATAGTTCTTTGTTTTTAGGCTCAGTTGTGCTCCTTAAACTCCTTTCTATTATTCTGTTAACCCCTCTTGGCCCCTCATGTTCCCCGCAAGTTAATACAAAGAATTCCTCGGCAAATTCTTTTACGGCATAGATATATTTCGATTCTAACCTTCTAGTCATTGGATCTTTAACTAAAGGGATACAAACCCCGTCAATATCTTGGATAATTAAGATATTTTTAGAAGAAATTAATTGTTCCTGTACCTCTAAATTTCGTGACATATATTCCATATTTATAATTATTTATCTTTTAATTTAATATTAATTTCCAAAGAAATTATAAATTATAAAATTCAATTTTTACAATAAATAATTTGCTATGGTCAAGAATTGCTTTAATGTAGAAAAATGTTGGTATGGGTAAGAAATTAAAAAAATTATCAAGAACTTCCAAAAATGAAGAATAATTTCATAGAAAACATAAATGATAAAAAATATTTTTATTCATTGATTGAAGATATAGAGAACAGCAAAGTTGGATTCTACAGTGTTGGTTTATATCCTGCATCACTAGCATACAATTGTGCCATGCATGGAAAATCAAATAATATTCTCTTAGCCCCTAGGGAAGATAGAGATTTGTTAGGTGCTTTTTCAAATGATGTCCTTTCTGATATGGATAATGAGACTATTGAAAAGATTAAGAGAATGGGAAATTATTTATCAGAGGGGATAAAAAAGTCTTTTGATCTAAAAGATCTTCTCTTGGGATGCGAAATGGTTATTCTTGCTTCAAATAGTAATCATATACAAGATGATGTTCAAAATGCTTTAGAACTCAGAAAAACTTTAAAAAGAGAAAATGTGGTTCTTGGCTGTCTAGTCGGGTCTTTTTGTATTGATAATAAAAGTAAAAGTCCTTTTATTCTTTGTAATAAATATCCAAATTTAGCTTTTTTTACAGGATTCCATCGTCATGGAGCTTTACGAAATCCTAATGATAGTTTTACTGCAAATTTCTGCCATCCTGATGCCCTAACTGCTTTAATAGGAGCTCGCATTTTGAATCAATTGTCCCCGAAAATTCAAGTTTCTCCTGGAGTTCATAATATTGAATGTCAATATATAAAATCAATAAAAAACATCTCATCTATATTTGCAGGTTTTGTAAATAACTTTCATTCCGATAAGCCAGGAATGCTACCTACCATTAATACGATTTTGTTGACTCAATGTTTAGATCAGGCCGCATCAGTATCATTACAAGTTAGAAAAGAAAATAAATTTGAGAATAAATATCTTTCATTAAAAGAACTTGGTTATGGTGAAGAAATAATTAGTGCAAAGGAAATAATTAATGATAAATTTTGTGAAAAAGGGGATTATACTTTCTCTCAGTTAAATGCTGTAAAGGCTGATGTTCTAGGGAGCATGACCTTACCAACTGAAGGAAAACCAACAAGGAACTTTCAGGCAGGACAAGTTTTATCAGATATGCTTTTACAACTCAAAAGATGTCCAAAAGATGTCTCAGAATTTGTAGATTGGTGTAATAAATACTCTCTTAGTCAAGGAGGTTTAGAAGGCCTAAAATCCTTAAAATTCTGGCCAGATATTTATAAACAATTCAAAATCAAAAATAATAATTGTTCAATGATTAATTTGATTTATTTATGCTTTAATGCTAATTCAGAAGAAAAAAAAGAAATTTATAAGGTGTTAATAAGTTCAGAAGAAATCACTAATTTTTGCCAAGAATCTGCGAAATCTGAATTATCTTTAGAACTAAATGAAAAATTAAAAGGAGAATATCTTTTTAATGATGTTGAAAACCTTTATAAGAAATTGTTTTTTTACAAAGAGGGAAATGATCTTAAAGATAATGAATGTAGTAATCAAATTTCTAAAAAAAATCCAAGTTACATTAATGTATTGAAAATTATTAATAATTATTTTAATAATTGATTATTAGTTAAATTTGCAAAAAAACTAAGTTTTAAATTTATTTACTAATCTTGATTGCAAGGTTAGAATTATTATGGTTTAAAAGGTTTTTTTTGAAAAAGGAATTAACACATCGTTCTCATGAACTGAAAGCTCTTGGTTGGAATCAAGAAGATTTAACAAGATACGAAGATTTATGGGACTACAGTCAAAGATGGGGATTAATAAATTTAGAAAGAGAAGATAGACAGTTTTTAAAGAAAGCAGAAAAGTTACTCCCGAAGATTCAAAATAAAAAGATATCCGTTAAAAAAACTATTGAAGAAAAATCATATTATTTATGGTTAAATTTTTATCTAGATGAAATTAATATTTTTAGTAATTCTAATCTCCCAAAAAATAAACATGGTGTTTGGACGCTCTTAATTGAAGAGGAAATAAAACTTCTAAAGGAATTACAACCAGTTATGGGTCTTCCAGATACTTTAAAAGCAAAGAATCTATTCGAAAATAGAAAACAGCTCATAAATAAAGCTTTTAGCGACTTTGACGCTAAAAACAACGATAAGGTTTTCAACTTTGATGAGGTTTTAAAAAAATCTGAAAAAGATGTTGGTAAGAATTGGAAATCAATTACTGAAAAATATCCTGAGGCTAATAAAACTTTTCCAATAATTGATTCTGCAAATATTGATAAACTCAGATCTGTGATAAAAGATGATTTGAGTTTATATATGAAAGATAATTATCCCTCATTAAAAAAGGATTTATAAATATTTATCTTTTTTTTGTTTTTTTTTTGGACTTTTTTAAGTTAAATAGATAATAGGATTATTTTAAAATTTTGAGCAACCAAAAGTTCGAGACACTTCAGTTACATGCAGGTCAAGTGCCTGATCCAACTACAAATTCTAGAGCGGTACCCATTTATCAAACTAGTTCCTATGTTTTTGATAATGCCGAGCATGGAGCGAATCTTTTTGGATTAAAAGAATTTGGAAATATTTATACTCGACTTATGAACCCCACCACAGATGTCTTCGAAAAAAGGATGGCAGCTTTGGAGGGAGGTATGGCTGCACTTGCTACATCTTCAGGTCAAGCTGCTCAATTCTTGGCAATTGTGAACTGCATGACAGCAGGTGATAATTTTGTTTCTACATCTTTTTTATATGGTGGTACCTACAATCAATTTAAAGTACAATTCCCAAGATTAGGCATAGAAGTTAAATTTGCTGATGGTGATAGTATCGATAGTTTTAGAAATAAAATTGATGATAAAACCAAAGCAATATATGTCGAATCAATGGGGAATCCTAGGTTCAACATTCCAGATTTTGAGGGACTCTCTGCTTTGGCGAAGGAAAATGGAATTCCTTTAATAGTAGATAATACCCTTGGTGCTGGTGGTGCCTTAATAAGACCAATTGATTTTGGAGCCGATGTTGTTGTAGAAAGTGCAACAAAATGGATCGGTGGACATGGAACAAGTATCGGAGGGGTTATTGTTGATGCTGGAACATTTGATTGGGGAAATGGTAAATTCCCACTAATGAGTGAGCCAAGCGCTGCTTATCATGGGCTGGTTCATTGGGATGCTTTTGGTTTCGGTAGTGATATCTGCAAATCTTTGGGTGTACCTGATAATAGAAATATAGCTTTTGCGTTAAGAGCAAGACTTGAATGTCTAAGAGACTGGGGATCAGCCCAAAGTCCTTTTAATTCGTTCTTATTACTGCAGGGTTTAGAAACTCTAAGTTTAAGGATAGAAAGACAAACTTCTAATGCTCTTGAACTAGCAAAATGGTTAGATTCTAATTCTAATGTAAGTAGTGTTAATTATCCTGGTCTTGAATCTGATCCATATTACTTAAGTGCCAAAAAATATACTACTGGAAGGGGAATGGGTTGCATGCTTATGTTCTCTCTTAAAGGAGGTTATGAAAATGCAGTAAGATTTATTGATTCCTTAAAATTAGCGAGTCACCTTGCTAATGTCGGTGATTCTAAAACTTTAGTAATTCATCCGGCTTCAACAACTCATCAGCAACTATCTGAAGAAGAACAATTATCTGCAGGTGTTACTCCAACGATGGTAAGAGTTTCTGTAGGAATTGAGCATATTGATGATATAAAAGCAGATTTCGAACAAGCACTTTCACAAATCACATAGGAAAGGAGATTTATTGGCTTTAATAATTCCTAGTAACTATCACAAGATTAGTGATGTTGAGAAAAATCATATATCTTGGATCGAACCAGAATTGGCAAAAAGACAGGATATACGTCCTCTTAGGATTGGTATTTTAAATATTATGCCTCTTGGTAAACAGTATGAATTTAACTTACTGCATCCACTTGGTTTATCTCCTCTTCAGATTGAGCCAGTTTGGATAAAGCTTAAAACTCACTCTTATAAAACATGGGATCTTAATCATTTAAATAATCTTTACATAACTTGGGAAGAAGCAAATAATCCAGAACCGTTAGATGGAATCATTATTACTGGAGCACCTATTGAGCACCTTGCCTTTGAGGAGGTTAAGTATTGGGATGAATTTGTGAAAATTGTAAATGAAGCCAGAGATTCTTGTGCTAGTACTCTTGGTTTATGTTGGGCGGGCTTTGCTCTGGCTTATTTGGCAGGGGTTGATAAGCAAGTTTTTGATAGGAAATTATTTGGGGTATTCCCTTTGAAAAGTCTTGTTCCTGGTCACCCTTTGATGGGTACACAAGATGATGAATTTATATGTCCTCAAAGTAGATTTGCAGGATTACCAGATTTGGAAATGGAGAAGGCCCAAAAAGAAGGGAAATTGAATTTGTTGGCTTATGGAGAAAACGTCGGATACACAATATTTGAATCTAATGATCAAAAACAACTTATGCATTTAGGTCATCCTGAATATACGGTGCATAGAATTATTAGTGAAATTGAGAGAGACAAAGAAAAGGGAGATGTTCCTCCTCCTAAAAATTTTGATCTAAATAGTTCAAAAACCGCTTGGAGATCTCATAGGAATTTGCTTTTTCAGCAATGGCTTTGGTTTTGTTATCAACAAGTTAGTCTTAATTAACTTGTTTAATGAGCGCTTTCTAAACCACCTAGTCTTTCAAATAAGTTAAGACTTTCTTTATTTAATCCTATAATTTCAACTTTAGAACCGCCATTCTGGAATTTTCTAATAATTTGCTCAAGAGCAACTACACCACTTTGATCCCAAATATGAGCTAAAGACATATCAATTATAATTTTTTCAGGATGTTCATGAATATCAAATCCTTGTAAAAAATAAATTTTACTTACAAAAAATAATTGGCCTTTTACTTTGTAGGTAGTCAAATTATTCTCTTTAGCTCTTGAGACAGTTATAACTTTTGCGACTTTTCTGCTGAAAAGAATTGCAGCTAATGCAACTCCTGCAATAACTCCAAGTGCAAGATTATGAGGTTTTGTAAGCATTGTAACTGCAAAAGTCATAAGCATTACTGCAGTATCACTTTTGGGTATCTTTCTAATATTTTTTAATCCATTTATATCTGCTGTACTTATTGCGATCGTTATCATGATTGCTACTAAAGCGGCCATTGGGATTGCTCCAATCCAAGACTTCAAGAGGATAATCATAATTAGTAGAGATATACCTGAGGAGAGAGTTGATAATCTAGATTTGCCACCATTTTCAGTATTCATAACAGATTGCCCAACTAATGCACATCCTGCCATTCCTCCAAATAAGGATGCCACAATATTTGCGATTCCCTGTCCTCTTGCTTCTTTATTTTTATTAGAGCTTGTATCAGTTACATCGTCTAAAATATCTTGAGTTAAAAAGGTTTCCATTAAACCCACTAGAGATATTGCAAGTGAAGTCGGTAAAATTATCCCTAATGTTTCTAGACTAAAAGGTACTTTCCCATTCTCTATTGATCCAAAAGGAAGAGAAATACTTGGTAATCCATCAGGTAATTTACCCAAATCGCTAACTGTTGGTACATCTAGATTAAAGAATATGCTTATAAGAGTAATTACTACTATTGCGATAAGCTGAGATGGGACTACTTTTGTGATTTTTGGAAGCCCATAGATAATTCCTAATCCTAGGATTACAAGAATCCAAACTACTGGAATCTGAGAGTTAACTGGATATTGACTTATAGTTTGTTCAACTAATCCTTTTGATTCTTTAATACCTATTCCTAACTGAGGTAGTTGTGCTTGAAATATTAAAAGTGCCAGTGCATTTACAAATCCGCTTAATACTCCTGTTGGCACGAATCGCATTTGGTAGGCAAGCCTTAAATATCCCCAAAGAATTTGGAATATTCCAGTTAATATACCGGCTGCAATAAGATATGGGACTCCTAATCCAGGAGCTTGTGATTCTCCATAAGCAACAAGTCCAGTCATTAAAAGAGCTGTTGAACCTGTGGCTGAAGTGATCATCCCCCTTCTTCCTCCAACAATCGCAATTGTTATAGATAAGCAAAATGCACCAAAAAGGCCAACTTTAGGATCTACACCAGCTATACCTGAAAAAGCAATTGCTTCTGGGATCATTGCAAAAGCAACAACTAAGCCAGAGAGAATATTTGACTTTGGATCATCTAACCAATTTTTAGATAAATATCTCAAGAAATTTGACATTTTAAGTTACTTTATAATTAAGAAGTTACCTCATAAAGGAGGCAAAATACCTTGTGGGTCAAAAATATTCTTTAAAGTTTTTAATTCATTAGTTCTATTTCCAAAGGCTAATGTAATTTCTTCTTCATGAGAATTCAAATGATTATGCAATTGGGCTAAGTGAATATTTGGATAAAACCTTTTTAGCTTGCTCCACGATTTATAAATCCATTCCAGAGCGACTTCTTTTTCTTGAAGATCATTTTTTTTCCATGATGCATATATCCATGGTTTCCAAGTACTTTTTCTATGAACAAAAAAGCTTGAGCCATGATTTAATTTTTTAGTTTTGCAACCTAATTGTTGAGAAGCAATATAACAGGAATTATTAGGTTTATTATCCATTATTTCATTCAAGCATTTTATGAAAATTGGGATATCATTTTTTAAATCTTCTCCAAGAAGACTAATTACCTCAGAATGGTTATTTGCATTCAGCTCATATAAATTCAATTCCTTTGGAAAAAAATTAATTTTGTTAAAGTTCTCATATAATTTTTTTTCTAAAGCTGGAAATTTTTCTAAAAGCATTAAGTATTCTTCTGTTATTTTATCCTCTAAATTATTTTTGAGTTCAGCAAAAATATATAAATAAATT
Coding sequences within it:
- a CDS encoding transcriptional repressor; translated protein: MSLSSQYNFITSPLGDGLHKDGKRLTPQRLKVLNLFENIGSGKHLSAEEVHEKLVKSSSKVSLATIYRTLRLLVQMGLLHELELSEGGHRYELLSNDTPDHHHLICIRCGRTEEFENEEVLEAGKVAAKINGFKLIESSLNVRAICPNCI
- the arsS gene encoding arsenosugar biosynthesis radical SAM protein ArsS (Some members of this family are selenoproteins.), which encodes MKEKFPSIYKEPIETLQINIGYKCNQACKHCHVNSSPLRTEKMSNEIISIIPKVIDKYKIKTLDITGGAPELHPEFKNLVTSLRTKQVDIIDRCNLTIFFEEGYEDLPQFLAKNKVIVTASLPCYEKDNVEFQRGLGVFEKSINAIKILNDLGYGKKENGLQLNLVYNPVSPILPPSQKILEQDYKKILFEKYNIVFNNLYTITNMPINRYEESLRREDKLNIYYKLLKENFNENNLENLMCKNTISVNWLGEIYDCDFNQQINFRDNNNGPKTIFDLLDESFTFDYRVAVKEHCFACTAGAGSSCGGTLS
- the stpA gene encoding glucosylglycerol 3-phosphatase, giving the protein MEYMSRNLEVQEQLISSKNILIIQDIDGVCIPLVKDPMTRRLESKYIYAVKEFAEEFFVLTCGEHEGPRGVNRIIERSLRSTTEPKNKELYLRGLAACGVEYQDNKGEISFKGVSEKELNFLSKVPSLIRPKFNFIVKNIFPELSQEDINFHAVKSICDTRFSPTVNFNSLFDLVHNNSDKRELIQISFEKMMNEIILKAESEGLKDSFFLHISPNLGNKNGRETIKLSSKDDIGSTDIQLLFKGAVKDSGVLFLLNKYIADKTGKAPFGSNFNFRNAPNSIKEKIDLCKRTIQIKDMPLIVGVGDTVTSKKNNGKKNYLRGGSDRSFLELIQILGNEFGINNKIIFVDSSSGEVERPSTKKTGLIGISDNYDNLKFDIVFKNGPKEYISWFIQLASKRSNFKKIVDF
- a CDS encoding O-acetylhomoserine aminocarboxypropyltransferase/cysteine synthase, translated to MSNQKFETLQLHAGQVPDPTTNSRAVPIYQTSSYVFDNAEHGANLFGLKEFGNIYTRLMNPTTDVFEKRMAALEGGMAALATSSGQAAQFLAIVNCMTAGDNFVSTSFLYGGTYNQFKVQFPRLGIEVKFADGDSIDSFRNKIDDKTKAIYVESMGNPRFNIPDFEGLSALAKENGIPLIVDNTLGAGGALIRPIDFGADVVVESATKWIGGHGTSIGGVIVDAGTFDWGNGKFPLMSEPSAAYHGLVHWDAFGFGSDICKSLGVPDNRNIAFALRARLECLRDWGSAQSPFNSFLLLQGLETLSLRIERQTSNALELAKWLDSNSNVSSVNYPGLESDPYYLSAKKYTTGRGMGCMLMFSLKGGYENAVRFIDSLKLASHLANVGDSKTLVIHPASTTHQQLSEEEQLSAGVTPTMVRVSVGIEHIDDIKADFEQALSQIT
- a CDS encoding homoserine O-succinyltransferase, whose product is MALIIPSNYHKISDVEKNHISWIEPELAKRQDIRPLRIGILNIMPLGKQYEFNLLHPLGLSPLQIEPVWIKLKTHSYKTWDLNHLNNLYITWEEANNPEPLDGIIITGAPIEHLAFEEVKYWDEFVKIVNEARDSCASTLGLCWAGFALAYLAGVDKQVFDRKLFGVFPLKSLVPGHPLMGTQDDEFICPQSRFAGLPDLEMEKAQKEGKLNLLAYGENVGYTIFESNDQKQLMHLGHPEYTVHRIISEIERDKEKGDVPPPKNFDLNSSKTAWRSHRNLLFQQWLWFCYQQVSLN
- a CDS encoding SulP family inorganic anion transporter, whose protein sequence is MSNFLRYLSKNWLDDPKSNILSGLVVAFAMIPEAIAFSGIAGVDPKVGLFGAFCLSITIAIVGGRRGMITSATGSTALLMTGLVAYGESQAPGLGVPYLIAAGILTGIFQILWGYLRLAYQMRFVPTGVLSGFVNALALLIFQAQLPQLGIGIKESKGLVEQTISQYPVNSQIPVVWILVILGLGIIYGLPKITKVVPSQLIAIVVITLISIFFNLDVPTVSDLGKLPDGLPSISLPFGSIENGKVPFSLETLGIILPTSLAISLVGLMETFLTQDILDDVTDTSSNKNKEARGQGIANIVASLFGGMAGCALVGQSVMNTENGGKSRLSTLSSGISLLIMIILLKSWIGAIPMAALVAIMITIAISTADINGLKNIRKIPKSDTAVMLMTFAVTMLTKPHNLALGVIAGVALAAILFSRKVAKVITVSRAKENNLTTYKVKGQLFFVSKIYFLQGFDIHEHPEKIIIDMSLAHIWDQSGVVALEQIIRKFQNGGSKVEIIGLNKESLNLFERLGGLESAH